A stretch of Caldalkalibacillus salinus DNA encodes these proteins:
- the ychF gene encoding redox-regulated ATPase YchF: protein MGMSCGVVGLPNVGKSTLFNAITQAGAESANYPFCTIDPNVGVVEVPDHRLQTLTEIVTPKKTVPTAFEFVDIAGLVEGASKGEGLGNKFLANIREVDAIAHVVRCFEDENVTHVSGSVDPVRDIQTINLELILADLESVEKRIDRVKKNVKSGEKRAKQELDILERLQEAFENEKPARSVELSEDEEKLIKEFHLLTQKPVLYVANISEEEITNVAENEYVRKVRAYAAEEGSGVVVISAKVESEIAELEGEEKTMFLEELGIDESGLDQLIREAYQLLGLQTYFTAGEQEVRAWTIREGTKAPQAAGVIHTDFERGFIRAEVVHYNDLAEIGSMNGVKEKGLLRLEGKDYVVQDGDVMHFRFNV, encoded by the coding sequence ATGGGCATGTCATGTGGTGTAGTAGGTCTCCCAAACGTCGGGAAATCCACTTTATTTAATGCTATAACCCAAGCGGGTGCGGAATCTGCAAACTATCCTTTCTGTACGATTGATCCGAACGTCGGTGTCGTTGAAGTACCTGATCATCGCTTACAGACATTAACGGAGATTGTTACACCGAAAAAGACCGTCCCTACAGCGTTCGAGTTCGTTGATATTGCAGGACTAGTAGAAGGGGCAAGTAAAGGTGAAGGACTGGGAAACAAGTTCCTAGCCAACATAAGAGAAGTTGATGCGATCGCACATGTCGTACGTTGCTTTGAAGATGAAAATGTGACACATGTGTCAGGAAGTGTAGATCCTGTACGCGATATCCAGACCATTAATTTGGAGCTTATTTTAGCCGACTTAGAATCTGTGGAAAAGCGCATTGATCGTGTAAAGAAGAATGTGAAGTCGGGAGAAAAAAGAGCAAAGCAGGAGCTGGATATACTAGAACGTTTACAAGAAGCGTTTGAAAATGAAAAGCCTGCTAGAAGTGTCGAGCTCAGTGAAGACGAAGAAAAGTTGATTAAGGAATTTCATCTACTAACACAAAAACCTGTCCTTTATGTGGCCAACATTAGCGAAGAAGAGATTACAAACGTAGCAGAAAATGAATACGTTAGAAAAGTGAGAGCGTACGCCGCTGAAGAAGGTTCTGGTGTCGTTGTTATCAGTGCCAAAGTCGAATCTGAGATCGCTGAGCTTGAAGGTGAAGAAAAAACCATGTTTCTAGAGGAACTCGGCATTGATGAATCTGGACTAGATCAATTAATCCGTGAGGCGTATCAACTACTTGGCCTACAGACGTACTTCACAGCAGGAGAACAAGAGGTTCGAGCGTGGACGATTAGAGAGGGAACCAAAGCACCCCAAGCGGCAGGCGTGATCCATACAGACTTCGAACGTGGTTTCATTCGAGCTGAAGTCGTGCATTACAACGATCTTGCTGAAATAGGATCAATGAACGGTGTCAAAGAGAAAGGCTTACTACGTCTAGAAGGTAAAGATTACGTCGTACAGGATGGAGATGTCATGCATTTCCGTTTTAATGTTTAG
- the rpsR gene encoding 30S ribosomal protein S18, with the protein MAKRGRGKRRKVCFFKVNKIEKIDYKDTDLLKKFISERGKILPRRVTGTSAKYQRQLTRAIKRARQMALLPYSMD; encoded by the coding sequence ATGGCAAAACGAGGTCGCGGTAAGCGTCGTAAGGTTTGTTTCTTTAAGGTCAATAAGATCGAAAAAATTGATTACAAAGACACGGATCTACTCAAGAAATTTATCAGCGAGCGTGGTAAAATCTTACCTCGCCGTGTAACTGGAACATCCGCGAAATATCAACGTCAACTAACTAGAGCCATTAAGCGTGCTCGCCAAATGGCGTTATTACCATATAGTATGGACTAA
- the rplI gene encoding 50S ribosomal protein L9, whose protein sequence is MKVILQKDVKGIGKKGEVKEVAEGHARNYLLPRKLAVEATQGNMSTLEAKMNSEKKKKEEELQQAKELAKQLENEKISIPAKAGDGGRLFGAVTNKQIAESLKKKKYKIDKRKIELDEPIKALGVTQVPVKLHPKVTATLHVHVVEQS, encoded by the coding sequence ATGAAGGTTATTTTACAAAAAGACGTGAAAGGAATCGGAAAAAAAGGGGAAGTAAAAGAGGTAGCTGAAGGTCATGCTCGTAACTACCTGTTACCAAGAAAGCTAGCTGTAGAAGCGACACAAGGTAACATGAGTACACTAGAAGCAAAAATGAACAGTGAGAAGAAGAAAAAAGAAGAAGAGTTACAGCAAGCGAAAGAGCTAGCCAAACAATTAGAAAATGAAAAAATAAGTATACCGGCCAAAGCTGGGGATGGCGGCAGATTGTTCGGTGCAGTCACGAATAAGCAAATCGCCGAGTCGTTAAAGAAAAAGAAATATAAGATAGATAAACGTAAAATTGAATTAGATGAACCGATTAAGGCCCTAGGCGTGACTCAAGTACCCGTTAAGCTCCATCCTAAAGTAACGGCAACCCTACATGTTCATGTGGTGGAACAGTCATGA
- the ssb gene encoding single-stranded DNA-binding protein: MLNRVVLIGRLTKDPELRYTPNGVAVTTFTLAVDRPYTNQQGQRETDFINIVTWRGLAETCANYLKKGRLTAVEGRLQIRNFENNEGRRIYMTEIVADNVRFLESGQGQNRQNQGQGAQPQGFSGGSGNQQGNQNQNTRFDDDPFANDGKPIDISDDDLPF; the protein is encoded by the coding sequence ATGTTGAATCGAGTGGTCTTAATCGGACGCTTGACTAAGGACCCGGAGCTAAGGTATACACCGAATGGCGTTGCAGTCACGACTTTCACCTTAGCCGTTGATCGCCCGTATACCAACCAGCAGGGGCAAAGAGAAACGGACTTTATAAATATTGTCACTTGGCGTGGTTTAGCTGAGACCTGTGCCAATTATCTAAAAAAAGGACGTTTAACTGCTGTTGAGGGCCGTTTACAAATCCGAAACTTCGAAAATAATGAGGGACGTAGAATATACATGACAGAGATCGTGGCCGACAATGTCAGGTTCTTAGAATCTGGTCAGGGTCAAAATAGACAGAATCAAGGCCAAGGTGCTCAACCTCAAGGATTTAGTGGCGGATCCGGCAATCAACAAGGAAACCAAAATCAAAATACTCGATTTGACGATGACCCTTTTGCTAATGATGGCAAACCGATTGATATTTCAGATGACGACCTACCATTTTAA
- the dnaB gene encoding replicative DNA helicase — protein sequence MSELFLDRTPPQNIEAEQAVLGAIFLEPDALIRALESISAEDFYRTSHQRIFQVMVDLSEENQPVDLVTVTSELQDRKQLEEVGGLSYLSDLAGSVPTAANVEYYAKIVEEKSLLRRLIKVATQIASSGYAEQDEVEEILNQAEKSILDIAGSKTHDGFLAIKDVLVETYERIEKLHNSTSDLTGIPSGYRDLDEMTSGFQRSDLIILAARPSVGKTAFALNVAQNVAARANETVAIFSLEMSASQLVQRMLCAEGNIDANRMRMGSFMEEDWEKMTMAIATLSKANIFIDDTPGITVSQIRSKCRRLKAEHGLGIILIDYLQLIHGSGKENRQQEISAISRTLKNIARELDCTIIALSQLSRAVEQRQDKRPMLSDLRESGSIEQDADIVAFLYRDDYYDQETENKNVIEILIAKQRNGPVGKVELAFLKEYNKFVNLSRQDEPQAPPMGA from the coding sequence ATGAGTGAACTGTTTTTAGATCGTACACCTCCGCAAAATATTGAGGCGGAGCAAGCGGTTTTAGGTGCGATATTTCTAGAACCTGATGCACTCATAAGGGCACTTGAGTCAATCAGTGCTGAGGATTTTTATCGGACCAGTCATCAGAGGATATTTCAGGTTATGGTGGACTTGTCTGAAGAGAACCAACCCGTTGATTTGGTCACTGTCACTTCTGAACTACAGGACCGTAAACAGCTAGAAGAAGTCGGTGGGCTTAGTTATTTAAGTGATCTGGCTGGCTCCGTCCCTACAGCTGCCAATGTGGAGTACTACGCTAAAATCGTGGAGGAAAAATCCCTCTTACGTCGCTTAATTAAAGTCGCGACACAAATTGCAAGCAGTGGGTATGCTGAACAGGATGAGGTTGAGGAAATCCTGAACCAAGCTGAGAAAAGTATATTAGATATTGCGGGGAGTAAAACTCATGATGGCTTTTTAGCCATTAAAGATGTCCTCGTTGAAACTTACGAACGGATAGAAAAGTTACACAATAGCACCAGTGACTTAACGGGCATTCCTTCAGGCTATAGGGATCTTGATGAGATGACCTCAGGCTTTCAACGCTCAGATTTGATTATATTAGCGGCACGTCCCTCAGTAGGTAAGACGGCCTTTGCGCTTAACGTAGCCCAGAATGTCGCCGCAAGAGCAAATGAGACGGTTGCTATCTTTTCCTTGGAGATGTCTGCCTCTCAACTTGTTCAACGTATGTTATGTGCTGAAGGTAATATTGATGCCAATCGCATGCGTATGGGCTCATTTATGGAGGAAGACTGGGAAAAGATGACGATGGCTATTGCCACCCTGTCAAAGGCTAATATTTTCATTGACGATACGCCAGGAATTACGGTCAGTCAAATTCGGTCTAAGTGTCGACGCTTAAAAGCAGAACATGGGCTTGGTATTATCCTTATCGATTACCTGCAACTCATACACGGCTCAGGAAAAGAAAATCGACAACAAGAAATTTCGGCTATATCCCGTACATTGAAAAATATTGCCCGGGAATTAGATTGTACCATTATTGCATTGTCTCAGCTTAGTCGTGCCGTAGAACAGCGGCAAGATAAACGACCGATGTTATCTGATTTACGTGAATCAGGTTCGATTGAGCAGGATGCGGATATTGTCGCCTTTTTGTATCGGGATGATTATTACGATCAGGAAACAGAAAATAAGAATGTGATTGAAATACTCATCGCTAAGCAACGTAATGGCCCTGTAGGAAAAGTAGAGCTGGCTTTTCTCAAGGAATATAATAAATTCGTTAATTTAAGTAGACAAGATGAACCACAAGCGCCTCCGATGGGGGCCTAG
- a CDS encoding DHH family phosphoesterase — protein sequence MPKFLLHRKRYVYVIAFGAIALIGLLLLTWHLVYIGLTLIAILAGIGYKLYQAEENIEDEFENYITTLTYRVKKVGEDIVSDLPVGIILYDEDRTIQWHNKYLNELLQLEQSPIGNELHDVLPKLQQVVDSEERETYVRFGDMSLALRHHPEERRIYLYDQTQYYQLQIKHRQGKTVFLQLHLDNLDEVSQGLDEQSRTLLLSDVTQTIDQWGKDNGIYLRRTSADKFFGVLTEQKLKKLEENRFEILDIVRELTNKNSKIPITLSIGVGASSDDFIDLGHLAQSSLDISLGRGGDQAAVKRGTGKITFFGGKSNAVEKRTRVRARVISHALSDLIQESDKVFVMGHTNPDMDSVGSAIGVVKAVQANHKDAYVVLDLDESAPGVERLLNEIKEHEEIYQYFVTPSEALDMKTEHSLLVIVDVHKPSLVIEDRLVEHIHRKVVIDHHRRGEEFISEPLLVYMEPYASSTSELVSELLEYQDRNISMSKLEATAMLAGIVVDTNSFAFRTGSRTFEAASYLRHHGADTSLVQKLMKEDIDHFVERAKIVAGAEFYRDHIAIAVAETPVSSQVLMAQAADTLLTMKNVGASFVINQRQDGLIAISARSLGEMNVQVIMERMGGGGHLTNAATQIEDATIEETLQSLKSVIDDYLEGGETE from the coding sequence ATGCCGAAGTTCCTCTTACATCGTAAGCGGTATGTGTATGTCATAGCATTCGGAGCCATAGCCCTCATTGGACTACTCCTCCTAACATGGCATCTTGTGTATATAGGACTCACGCTTATCGCTATACTAGCGGGGATAGGGTACAAGCTGTACCAAGCTGAAGAAAACATTGAGGATGAGTTTGAGAATTATATTACCACGCTCACATACCGTGTTAAAAAAGTAGGCGAGGACATCGTATCTGATCTCCCCGTGGGGATTATTTTGTATGACGAAGATCGTACGATACAGTGGCATAACAAATATTTAAACGAATTGTTACAGCTAGAACAGTCACCGATTGGGAATGAATTACATGACGTGCTTCCTAAATTGCAACAAGTCGTTGACAGTGAAGAAAGAGAAACTTATGTACGGTTTGGTGATATGAGCTTAGCGCTCCGACATCATCCAGAGGAAAGAAGAATCTATTTATACGACCAAACGCAGTATTATCAATTACAAATTAAACACAGACAAGGCAAAACGGTTTTTTTACAATTGCATTTAGATAACTTGGATGAAGTGTCTCAAGGGTTAGACGAACAGAGTCGAACCCTATTATTAAGTGATGTCACCCAAACGATTGACCAGTGGGGAAAAGACAATGGGATCTATCTCAGACGCACGAGTGCTGATAAATTCTTTGGTGTATTAACGGAGCAGAAGCTAAAAAAATTAGAAGAGAATAGATTTGAAATACTTGATATCGTTCGGGAATTAACCAATAAAAACAGCAAAATTCCGATTACCCTTAGTATTGGGGTGGGCGCGAGTTCGGATGACTTCATTGACCTAGGCCATTTGGCTCAGTCCAGTCTTGATATCTCTTTAGGACGTGGCGGAGATCAGGCTGCAGTGAAGCGTGGAACAGGAAAGATCACGTTCTTTGGGGGTAAGTCAAACGCGGTAGAAAAACGCACGAGAGTCCGCGCACGGGTAATCTCTCATGCGCTGAGTGATCTCATACAGGAAAGCGATAAGGTCTTTGTCATGGGGCATACCAATCCTGATATGGATTCTGTTGGCTCAGCTATTGGCGTTGTAAAGGCTGTACAAGCGAATCATAAAGATGCTTACGTTGTGTTGGATTTAGACGAATCCGCACCAGGGGTTGAAAGGCTTCTGAATGAAATTAAGGAACATGAAGAGATTTACCAATACTTCGTGACCCCTAGCGAAGCCCTAGATATGAAAACGGAGCACAGTCTTCTGGTCATTGTTGATGTTCACAAGCCATCCCTTGTGATTGAAGATCGTTTGGTGGAGCATATTCACCGGAAAGTGGTGATTGATCACCACAGGAGAGGGGAAGAATTTATCTCAGAGCCTTTACTCGTCTATATGGAACCTTATGCATCTTCGACTAGTGAGCTTGTCAGTGAGCTGTTAGAGTATCAGGACCGCAATATTAGCATGAGCAAGTTAGAAGCGACTGCCATGTTGGCAGGGATTGTAGTTGATACGAATAGTTTTGCTTTCCGAACAGGGTCGCGTACATTTGAAGCCGCTTCATACCTGAGACATCATGGTGCCGATACGAGTTTGGTACAGAAACTAATGAAGGAAGACATTGATCATTTTGTTGAACGTGCTAAGATTGTGGCAGGCGCTGAATTTTATAGAGACCATATCGCTATAGCAGTGGCTGAAACGCCTGTATCTAGCCAGGTCCTGATGGCGCAGGCTGCTGACACCCTGTTAACGATGAAAAATGTCGGTGCCTCGTTCGTAATTAATCAACGGCAGGACGGTCTGATCGCTATAAGTGCACGTTCTTTAGGGGAAATGAATGTGCAAGTGATCATGGAAAGAATGGGGGGCGGTGGGCACCTTACAAATGCTGCTACCCAAATAGAAGATGCTACAATAGAGGAAACCCTACAATCACTTAAATCAGTTATAGATGATTACTTAGAAGGAGGAGAGACAGAATGA
- a CDS encoding spore coat protein, protein MHHHHHQPQHHLAWHETLELHELLAFQSVGVFKLKNSIAQVRDPQLRQLYQAAIQAMSQNLQELLPFVSLAPRQDERHKFDDTGFFAGDLLALAKTLVRNYAIAITETATPQLREVLTKQLLGAIQLHEQAFLYMCERSYYPAYDLEALLANDVKNATMALELPY, encoded by the coding sequence ATGCATCATCATCATCATCAGCCACAGCATCACTTAGCGTGGCATGAAACATTAGAGTTACACGAACTTTTAGCGTTTCAGTCCGTAGGCGTATTTAAGTTAAAAAACAGCATTGCACAGGTCCGTGACCCGCAACTGAGACAGCTATACCAAGCTGCGATTCAGGCCATGAGTCAGAATCTGCAAGAGTTGCTCCCATTCGTATCGCTTGCCCCTCGCCAAGATGAGCGTCATAAATTTGATGACACAGGCTTTTTTGCAGGGGATTTGTTAGCTTTGGCTAAGACACTCGTACGTAATTATGCCATTGCCATTACAGAGACAGCCACGCCTCAACTTCGAGAGGTTCTAACCAAACAACTACTAGGCGCTATTCAGTTGCATGAACAGGCTTTCCTATATATGTGTGAGAGAAGCTACTACCCCGCTTACGATTTAGAGGCACTCCTCGCCAACGATGTGAAAAATGCCACAATGGCCCTTGAGCTTCCTTATTAA
- the rpsF gene encoding 30S ribosomal protein S6: protein MRKYEVMYIVRPDLEEDATKATIERFQSVVTDNGGEVEKVEEMGRRRLAYEIDDYREGYYVLMYIQAGPEAVSELERLFNISEDVIRHIAVKEDE from the coding sequence ATGCGTAAATATGAAGTGATGTATATCGTACGCCCAGACCTTGAAGAGGATGCTACTAAAGCAACGATTGAACGTTTCCAAAGCGTGGTAACTGACAATGGTGGCGAAGTAGAAAAAGTGGAAGAAATGGGCCGACGTCGTCTCGCATATGAAATTGATGACTACCGTGAAGGTTACTATGTACTCATGTACATTCAAGCAGGACCTGAGGCAGTTAGCGAGTTAGAACGTTTATTTAACATCAGTGAAGACGTGATTCGTCATATCGCTGTTAAAGAAGACGAATAA
- a CDS encoding M23 family metallopeptidase translates to MSSIKRWAADKYDQTRAKMNQNKKRSLIALTSLTVALGGSGIGYTYYQSQVDTVYHVYVHDQKIGIVTDEDVIYDWLEKKMDEEASKYAHVNLQRDDDIYFEEETLYRPEYDNEAALQALEEQFSLKATAVKVVIDGELIGYVSDEEALSTVIDDYKGQFVSQEFLALQEESTRETKKPVLSVASVEDEEQEDKAVESRPLMQKDDSIVDEDFQLHVALKDLELNRPKMIEAQIKQDIQLETTTVHPSQVISEDELETRVKGARSEEKIYHVQKGDVLGSIASKHDLSLQELLDLNPDLNEDTVLQIDQDIVVVGEEPVLTVETTERLKKEKVIEYETVTEQTSDLYRGERKTKQEGKNGKRLVLFELTKVNGETIRTEEIEEEILEEPVEEIILVGTKEKPSRGSGKFQWPAIGGTLTSGFGQRWGRMHKGIDISGVSDRGILASDNGRVEKAEYHSTYGNLIVINHGNGYKTLYAHLSSMSVSVGDVVKKGERIGVMGTTGRSTGMHLHFEVIRNGTSVNPLRYVGR, encoded by the coding sequence ATGTCTAGCATAAAGCGCTGGGCTGCAGACAAGTATGACCAAACGAGAGCAAAGATGAACCAAAATAAAAAAAGGTCACTTATCGCACTGACCAGTTTAACTGTGGCATTAGGCGGAAGTGGTATAGGATATACATATTATCAATCTCAAGTAGATACGGTTTATCATGTATATGTGCATGACCAGAAGATAGGTATCGTCACTGATGAGGATGTTATTTATGATTGGCTGGAGAAGAAAATGGATGAGGAAGCATCAAAATATGCTCACGTTAATCTGCAACGAGATGATGATATATATTTTGAAGAAGAAACATTATATCGCCCTGAGTATGACAACGAAGCAGCTCTTCAAGCTTTAGAAGAACAGTTTTCATTAAAGGCAACCGCCGTTAAGGTGGTGATTGACGGGGAATTGATAGGGTATGTTTCAGATGAGGAAGCGCTTTCTACAGTAATAGACGATTACAAAGGACAGTTTGTTTCGCAAGAATTTTTAGCATTACAGGAAGAAAGCACACGAGAAACGAAAAAACCGGTTCTCTCCGTTGCTTCCGTTGAGGATGAAGAACAAGAAGATAAGGCGGTAGAGAGTCGTCCACTCATGCAAAAGGATGATTCGATAGTTGATGAAGACTTTCAATTGCATGTAGCATTAAAAGATTTGGAGCTCAATCGTCCTAAGATGATAGAGGCTCAAATCAAACAAGATATACAGCTTGAAACAACGACCGTTCATCCAAGCCAGGTCATTAGTGAAGATGAGTTAGAAACGAGGGTGAAGGGGGCGAGGTCAGAAGAGAAAATCTACCACGTCCAGAAAGGTGACGTGTTAGGCTCTATAGCGAGTAAACATGACCTTAGTCTACAAGAGTTGCTCGATTTAAACCCTGATCTTAATGAAGATACTGTATTACAAATTGATCAAGACATTGTGGTTGTGGGAGAAGAGCCCGTTTTAACGGTGGAAACCACTGAGAGATTGAAGAAGGAAAAAGTGATCGAGTATGAAACGGTAACGGAACAGACGTCTGATCTGTACCGTGGAGAGAGAAAAACGAAGCAAGAAGGTAAAAATGGTAAACGTCTAGTCCTGTTTGAACTGACGAAAGTGAACGGTGAGACGATTCGTACAGAAGAAATAGAAGAAGAAATTTTAGAAGAACCTGTCGAAGAGATCATACTGGTGGGGACCAAGGAAAAGCCTTCAAGAGGATCTGGGAAGTTCCAATGGCCTGCCATAGGTGGAACTTTAACGAGTGGTTTTGGTCAACGCTGGGGACGAATGCATAAAGGGATCGATATCTCCGGTGTAAGTGACAGAGGGATATTGGCTTCTGATAATGGCCGCGTTGAGAAGGCTGAATACCACAGCACGTACGGAAACCTTATTGTGATTAATCATGGTAATGGCTATAAAACGTTATACGCTCATTTGTCATCGATGAGTGTGAGCGTCGGGGACGTCGTTAAAAAAGGGGAAAGAATTGGTGTGATGGGAACAACAGGACGTTCTACAGGTATGCACCTACACTTTGAAGTCATCAGAAATGGCACATCTGTTAACCCTTTGAGATACGTAGGCAGGTAA
- a CDS encoding adenylosuccinate synthase, whose translation MSSVVVVGTQWGDEGKGKITDYLSEKAEVIARYQGGNNAGHTIIFEGKKYKLHLIPSGIFYDDKICVIGNGMVINPQALVEEINYIHDHGFSTDNLKISNRAHVILPYHIKLDQAEEKSKGKEKIGTTGKGIGPAYMDKAARTGIRIADLLDPEAFRAKLKRNLEDKNRVLERMYDEEGFDLDDVYQQYMDYAEILKPYVIDTSVILNDALDDGQRVLFEGAQGVMLDIDQGTYPFVTSSNPIAGGVCIGSGVGPSKIRHVVGVAKAYTTRVGDGPFPTELDNEIGDQIREVGKEYGTTTGRARRVGWFDSVVVRHARRVSGITDLSLNSIDVLTGIETLKICTAYEYKGEIIEHFPANLNILAECKPVYEEMPGWTEDITGAKSLEDLPENARHYVERVSQVTGIPLSIFSVGPDRAQTNLIRGVYA comes from the coding sequence ATGTCAAGTGTTGTTGTTGTAGGAACACAGTGGGGAGATGAAGGAAAAGGTAAGATTACAGATTACCTTTCAGAAAAAGCAGAGGTTATTGCACGTTATCAGGGTGGTAATAACGCAGGACACACCATTATTTTTGAGGGGAAAAAATATAAATTACATCTTATTCCTTCGGGTATATTCTATGATGATAAAATATGTGTCATTGGAAATGGCATGGTGATTAATCCGCAAGCATTGGTGGAAGAGATCAATTACATCCATGATCATGGTTTTTCGACTGATAATTTGAAAATCAGTAATCGTGCTCACGTCATTCTGCCCTATCATATTAAATTGGACCAAGCGGAAGAAAAGAGTAAAGGGAAGGAAAAAATAGGGACAACAGGTAAAGGGATAGGGCCTGCCTATATGGATAAAGCGGCCAGAACGGGGATACGAATTGCGGACTTACTTGATCCCGAAGCATTCAGAGCAAAGCTAAAGAGGAATTTGGAGGATAAAAACAGAGTGCTCGAACGTATGTATGATGAGGAAGGCTTTGATTTGGATGACGTTTATCAGCAGTATATGGACTACGCTGAAATCCTAAAGCCTTACGTCATTGACACGTCTGTTATTTTAAATGATGCGCTCGATGATGGTCAACGTGTGCTTTTTGAAGGAGCGCAAGGAGTCATGTTAGATATTGATCAGGGCACATACCCGTTTGTGACGTCGTCTAATCCGATCGCAGGTGGTGTGTGTATCGGTTCTGGTGTTGGGCCGAGCAAAATCAGACATGTCGTTGGCGTCGCTAAAGCTTATACGACACGTGTAGGAGACGGGCCTTTTCCAACAGAACTGGATAATGAAATAGGTGACCAGATTCGCGAGGTTGGTAAGGAGTACGGTACAACCACAGGCCGAGCAAGAAGAGTCGGTTGGTTTGACAGTGTTGTCGTCCGTCATGCCCGCCGTGTTAGTGGCATCACTGACTTGTCTCTCAACAGTATTGATGTATTAACAGGAATTGAAACCCTGAAGATATGCACGGCTTATGAATATAAAGGGGAGATTATTGAGCATTTTCCTGCGAACCTCAACATACTTGCAGAGTGTAAGCCCGTATACGAAGAGATGCCGGGTTGGACAGAGGATATTACAGGGGCAAAAAGTTTAGAGGACCTACCGGAGAATGCACGTCATTATGTTGAGCGGGTATCCCAAGTAACAGGTATTCCGCTGTCCATTTTCTCTGTGGGGCCAGACCGTGCACAGACGAATCTTATCCGAGGCGTATACGCATAG
- a CDS encoding YybS family protein — MNQNDQPIQHGFIVTIIFMILAFMILFMPMVGMLTFLILPVPIILYTLRYGVSSSVILTSLLLLLSVLLTPVLFLITWVSSLVGIVMGFWYRKGQSAFGTIASGMVTYLINYLLILVMLYMVFDVNVIQVIQDDIENQLLSPESTSPFLQVPLDEELISLYKESIETIGYIYPAILIMSSLGLAFIHHWIGRPIYERLGHPVSSLPPLREWTLPKSVLFYYLAALSIMLFSLGEPGGTLYIMAINLTPILEFLLLIQGLAVISYYGYIKKMNRFLLIFITIIALIPLNIFVRLIGILEIGFGLRKRIKPKE, encoded by the coding sequence ATGAATCAAAATGATCAACCGATACAACATGGTTTTATTGTGACTATCATTTTTATGATTTTAGCTTTTATGATCTTATTTATGCCTATGGTAGGCATGCTGACATTTCTCATATTACCTGTCCCCATAATTTTATACACGTTAAGATATGGTGTCTCATCATCAGTCATCTTGACGAGTTTATTACTACTCCTGAGCGTCCTGCTCACCCCTGTTCTGTTTCTAATTACATGGGTGTCATCGCTCGTAGGGATTGTGATGGGATTTTGGTATCGGAAGGGTCAGAGTGCTTTTGGCACAATTGCGTCCGGCATGGTCACTTATCTGATTAATTACCTTCTGATACTCGTGATGTTATATATGGTTTTCGATGTGAATGTGATCCAAGTGATACAGGATGATATAGAAAATCAGTTACTTTCTCCGGAAAGTACCAGTCCGTTTTTGCAGGTGCCACTTGATGAGGAATTAATATCGTTATATAAAGAAAGTATAGAAACCATTGGATATATCTATCCGGCTATCCTTATCATGTCCTCACTAGGGCTTGCTTTCATCCATCATTGGATCGGCAGACCTATCTATGAAAGATTAGGGCATCCGGTTTCTTCTCTACCTCCTTTAAGAGAATGGACATTGCCTAAGTCAGTGCTTTTTTATTATCTAGCGGCATTATCCATTATGCTTTTTAGCCTTGGTGAACCGGGAGGAACGTTGTACATCATGGCTATTAACCTTACACCCATCCTAGAATTTTTACTTTTAATACAAGGTTTGGCTGTGATATCTTATTATGGATATATTAAGAAGATGAACCGTTTTTTACTGATTTTTATCACCATTATTGCTCTCATCCCTCTTAACATCTTTGTTCGCTTAATAGGAATTTTAGAAATTGGTTTTGGTTTAAGAAAGAGAATAAAACCAAAAGAATAG